In Pseudothermotoga hypogea DSM 11164 = NBRC 106472, the following are encoded in one genomic region:
- a CDS encoding S8 family serine peptidase produces the protein MNKKMIRRSFTLLVLAFIIAGCSQLANHQDETTKSLFTNDLSEFEFVNGEAKVLIKFRSLPGPAEEALVRALGGKVRFTYWIVPAIAATVPEPAISALRSNPRISVVEPDVTIHVLDYTSELDNTWGVKRIGAGNVHSAGNEGDGIKVAVLDTGIDYNHPELFGVYAGGYDFVNNDDDPMDDEGHGTHVAGTIAAARDGYGVVGVAPKVKLYALKVLDAKGSGSFSNVIAALQWCVENGVQITNNSYGSSQDPGTIVKEAFDAAYNAGILHVASAGNSGNPAGRGDNVGYPARYTSVIAVAATTKTDSRASYSSTGPDVELAAPGSAIKSTLLGGGYGEMSGTSMASPHVAGAAALVWYANPTWSNEQVRQRLIETAEDLGPSGRDPYYGYGLVRADLAVGSAPSPEPEPRTMHVGDITMSLAYQGSWVRARATVTIVSSDNQPVEGATVYGKWGGATTGDVSGTTDSNGKVTFTSARVRSPSSGTTFTFCVTNVVKDGWVYDSDANVESCDSISVP, from the coding sequence ATGAACAAGAAGATGATTCGGCGTTCGTTCACCTTGCTTGTCCTCGCTTTCATCATCGCAGGTTGTAGTCAGTTGGCGAATCACCAGGACGAGACGACGAAATCTCTCTTCACCAATGACCTCAGTGAATTCGAGTTCGTGAACGGAGAAGCGAAAGTGCTCATCAAGTTCCGCTCGCTTCCAGGTCCAGCTGAGGAAGCTCTGGTTCGCGCGCTGGGAGGGAAGGTGCGATTCACTTACTGGATCGTTCCGGCGATCGCAGCGACTGTGCCAGAGCCGGCGATCAGCGCGTTGCGATCTAACCCACGCATAAGCGTGGTTGAACCAGACGTTACGATCCACGTTCTCGATTACACATCCGAGCTGGACAACACGTGGGGTGTGAAACGCATCGGTGCGGGAAACGTACACAGCGCTGGAAACGAAGGAGATGGTATCAAGGTCGCGGTACTCGACACCGGCATCGACTACAACCATCCAGAGCTTTTTGGTGTGTACGCTGGTGGCTATGACTTCGTCAACAACGATGACGATCCGATGGACGATGAAGGACACGGCACCCACGTTGCTGGAACGATCGCCGCCGCGCGCGATGGATACGGAGTGGTGGGTGTAGCACCAAAGGTGAAACTGTACGCACTCAAGGTACTTGATGCCAAAGGTAGTGGTAGCTTTTCCAACGTCATCGCCGCCCTGCAGTGGTGTGTAGAAAACGGTGTTCAGATCACAAACAACAGTTACGGCAGCTCCCAAGATCCCGGGACAATCGTGAAAGAAGCATTCGATGCTGCTTACAACGCAGGTATACTCCATGTAGCGTCAGCAGGAAACAGTGGGAATCCTGCCGGGCGTGGGGATAACGTGGGCTATCCAGCACGTTACACGTCGGTGATCGCAGTGGCGGCAACCACCAAGACGGACAGCCGAGCGAGTTATTCTTCCACCGGGCCGGATGTGGAGTTGGCTGCACCCGGTTCGGCGATCAAATCCACACTTCTGGGTGGTGGCTACGGAGAAATGAGTGGAACGTCCATGGCATCCCCGCACGTTGCTGGGGCAGCTGCACTCGTGTGGTACGCCAATCCGACGTGGTCCAACGAACAAGTTCGCCAGCGCTTGATCGAAACCGCTGAAGACTTGGGACCATCAGGTCGCGATCCGTACTACGGATATGGCTTGGTGCGTGCCGATCTCGCGGTGGGCAGTGCACCTTCCCCAGAACCTGAACCTCGCACAATGCACGTAGGTGATATCACGATGTCGCTGGCTTACCAAGGATCTTGGGTGAGGGCGCGTGCCACTGTCACTATCGTTTCAAGCGATAATCAGCCTGTGGAAGGTGCCACCGTGTACGGAAAATGGGGCGGCGCTACCACCGGTGACGTCTCCGGTACAACGGACAGCAA